A section of the Gloeobacter violaceus PCC 7421 genome encodes:
- a CDS encoding M20 metallopeptidase family protein has translation MLLRRPRRTVMSDTPRPRPSIGALQPQLVQWRRHLHRFPELGFQEQATSRFIAQKLASWGIDVQTGVAKTGVVATIAGRGDGPVVAVRADMDALPILEGNRVEYASENTGIMHACGHDGHVAIALGTARWLAEHRDALPATVKILFQPAEEGPGGAKPMIEAGALASPDVAAIVGLHLWNNMPLGQVGVKGGPSFANAAKFKATILGRGGHGAIPQQTVDAVVVGAQVVNALQTIVARNVDPFEPAVVTVGKFQSGTNFNVIAQSAYLEGTVRCFSPELETRLPERIEQVIAGICQAHGASYEFEYDRHYPVLMNDPAVAELVRSVAEEFLGRGRVRPETTLGGEDMAFFLQKVPGCYFFLGSANPERGLDKPHHHPCFDFDETALGLGVELFVRCLERFWERSMAE, from the coding sequence ATGCTTCTCAGAAGGCCAAGGAGAACTGTCATGTCCGATACCCCGAGGCCGCGGCCCTCGATTGGCGCCCTGCAGCCGCAGCTGGTGCAGTGGCGCCGCCACCTGCATCGATTTCCCGAACTGGGCTTCCAGGAGCAGGCCACCAGCCGCTTCATCGCCCAGAAGCTCGCCAGTTGGGGTATTGATGTCCAGACCGGGGTGGCGAAGACCGGGGTGGTGGCTACTATCGCAGGCCGGGGCGACGGGCCGGTGGTGGCGGTGCGCGCCGACATGGACGCGCTGCCGATTCTGGAGGGCAACCGGGTCGAGTACGCCTCCGAGAACACCGGCATCATGCACGCCTGTGGCCACGACGGCCATGTGGCCATCGCCCTGGGGACCGCCCGCTGGCTTGCCGAGCACCGCGACGCCCTTCCGGCGACTGTCAAAATTCTGTTCCAACCGGCCGAAGAAGGCCCCGGCGGCGCCAAGCCGATGATCGAAGCGGGGGCGCTCGCCTCACCCGATGTCGCGGCGATCGTCGGGCTGCACCTGTGGAACAACATGCCCCTCGGCCAGGTAGGGGTCAAGGGCGGGCCTTCCTTTGCCAACGCCGCCAAATTCAAGGCAACCATCCTCGGCAGGGGCGGCCACGGGGCCATCCCCCAGCAGACCGTAGACGCGGTGGTGGTGGGCGCCCAGGTGGTCAATGCTTTGCAGACGATCGTGGCGCGCAATGTCGATCCGTTCGAGCCGGCGGTGGTGACGGTGGGCAAATTCCAGAGCGGCACCAACTTCAACGTCATCGCCCAGAGCGCCTACCTCGAAGGCACCGTCCGCTGCTTCAGCCCCGAACTGGAAACCAGGCTTCCCGAGCGCATCGAGCAGGTGATCGCAGGCATCTGCCAGGCCCACGGCGCCAGTTATGAATTCGAGTACGACCGCCACTACCCGGTGCTGATGAACGATCCGGCCGTCGCCGAACTGGTGCGCTCGGTGGCGGAAGAATTTTTGGGCCGCGGGCGGGTGCGCCCGGAGACAACGCTGGGAGGTGAGGACATGGCCTTTTTCCTGCAGAAAGTGCCCGGCTGTTATTTCTTTTTGGGTTCGGCCAACCCGGAGCGCGGCCTCGATAAACCCCACCATCACCCCTGCTTCGACTTCGACGAGACGGCCTTGGGGTTGGGGGTGGAACTGTTCGTGCGCTGCCTGGAGCGCTTCTGGGAGCGGTCCATGGCAGAGTGA
- a CDS encoding sensor histidine kinase, with the protein MRRRGPDGHFVRNYAQPKQSRTLRLTETAWAALVELARQRGISTSDLIEQWARGQFAFPSGPIGDDGEARPVGVGAALAVRPCDEQAEGEQVSKILESITDAFFALDEHWCFTYLNRQAERLLSRSREELIGKNIWVEFPEALGTTFDREYHRAVERQVRVGFEEFYAPLDIWLAVRAYPTAKGLAVYFLDIAERKRAEQALLASEQNFRFLADTIPQMVWTTRPDGYHDFFNRRWFEYTGMNLEQTQGWGWSHLLHPHDLDKCLHLWKYSLATGEPYDIEYRFRRASDGVYRWQLGRALPLRDPQGNILRWFGTCTDIDDQKRAEQERTHLLERERQARAEAEAANRAKDEFLAMLSHELRTPLNPIIGWTQMLRRGNLTPEMQAKALETIERNGKLQNQLIEDLLDISRIIRGKFSIAPIPIELPPVLHSAIEAVRNLAEQKEVLLDCRCEPSALNRQVSADPTRLQQVIWNLLTNAIKFTPKGGRVEVDLAGDSANLYVAVRDNGMGIAPEFLPYMFERFRQADSRSTRKEGGLGLGLFIVRHIVELHGGMVQAESEGEGKGAVFTVELPALGG; encoded by the coding sequence ATGAGGCGACGCGGCCCCGACGGCCATTTCGTCCGCAACTATGCCCAGCCCAAGCAGAGCCGCACACTGCGCCTGACCGAGACCGCCTGGGCCGCGCTGGTCGAGTTGGCCCGGCAGCGGGGGATTAGCACTTCTGATCTGATTGAGCAGTGGGCGCGTGGGCAATTTGCCTTTCCGAGCGGGCCGATCGGGGACGATGGCGAGGCGAGGCCGGTGGGTGTCGGCGCTGCCCTCGCCGTGCGACCCTGCGACGAGCAGGCCGAAGGGGAGCAGGTCTCGAAGATTTTGGAGAGCATCACCGATGCCTTTTTTGCCCTCGACGAGCACTGGTGCTTCACCTATCTCAACCGGCAGGCGGAGCGGCTGCTTTCGCGCTCGCGCGAGGAGTTGATCGGCAAGAACATTTGGGTGGAGTTTCCGGAGGCGCTCGGCACGACTTTTGACAGAGAGTACCACCGGGCGGTCGAGCGACAGGTGCGCGTCGGGTTTGAAGAGTTTTATGCTCCCCTCGATATCTGGCTGGCGGTGCGCGCCTATCCGACCGCCAAGGGACTGGCGGTCTATTTTCTGGACATTGCCGAGCGCAAGCGCGCCGAACAGGCCCTGCTGGCCAGCGAGCAAAATTTTCGTTTCCTCGCCGATACGATTCCCCAGATGGTCTGGACCACCCGGCCGGATGGCTATCACGATTTTTTCAACCGACGCTGGTTCGAGTACACCGGCATGAACCTCGAGCAGACCCAGGGATGGGGCTGGAGCCATCTGCTGCATCCGCACGATCTGGACAAATGCCTGCACCTTTGGAAGTATTCCCTCGCCACCGGGGAGCCCTACGACATCGAGTACCGTTTTCGGCGCGCCTCAGACGGCGTCTACCGCTGGCAGCTTGGGCGGGCGTTGCCGCTGCGCGACCCCCAGGGAAACATCCTCAGGTGGTTCGGCACCTGCACCGACATCGACGATCAAAAGCGCGCCGAGCAGGAGCGCACCCACTTGCTTGAGCGCGAACGGCAGGCCCGGGCTGAAGCGGAGGCGGCCAACCGGGCCAAGGACGAATTTCTGGCGATGCTCAGCCACGAACTGCGCACCCCCCTCAACCCGATCATCGGCTGGACCCAGATGCTCAGGCGCGGCAATCTCACCCCTGAGATGCAGGCGAAAGCCCTGGAGACCATCGAGCGCAACGGCAAGCTCCAGAACCAGCTCATCGAAGATCTGCTCGATATTTCCCGCATTATCCGGGGCAAGTTCAGCATCGCCCCAATACCGATCGAATTGCCGCCGGTGCTGCATTCGGCAATAGAAGCGGTGCGCAACCTGGCCGAGCAGAAGGAAGTACTGCTGGACTGCCGGTGCGAGCCGTCGGCCTTGAACCGCCAAGTTTCCGCCGATCCGACCCGCCTGCAGCAGGTGATCTGGAATTTGCTCACCAACGCCATCAAGTTCACCCCCAAAGGCGGCCGGGTGGAAGTGGATCTAGCTGGCGACAGCGCCAATCTCTACGTTGCCGTGCGCGACAACGGCATGGGAATTGCGCCCGAGTTTTTGCCCTACATGTTCGAGCGCTTCCGGCAGGCGGACAGCCGCAGCACCCGCAAGGAGGGAGGATTGGGGCTGGGATTGTTCATCGTGCGCCACATCGTCGAATTGCACGGGGGAATGGTCCAAGCCGAGAGCGAGGGCGAGGGCAAAGGGGCCGTTTTTACCGTCGAGCTGCCGGCTCTGGGCGGATAA
- a CDS encoding alpha-amylase family glycosyl hydrolase, translating into MDTQKIGEVEPHSQIEVQEKEDEFVNLLQLSDIEFRGETIYFIVVDRFFNGDPDNDDGPDPSLYDPERQDWGKYWGGDLQGIIEKLDYLQQLGVTAVWVTPLFEQVEAMAWEAAPIHGYWTRDFKRINPRWVAGEHEVRLFERNDTTFDRLIEALHKRGMKLVLDIVCNHSSPDAGGIKGQLFDDGKLIADYNDDKDHWYHHYGEVNNWDDEWQVQNCDLAGLATFNENNVRYRNYIKGAIKLWLDKGVDALRVDTVKHMPIWFWQEFNSDIQAHKPDVFVFGEWIYSHPLGERPVEFANYSGMTILDFGLCVAIRKALGQGGVGGFHLIEDVFKEDWRYRGATELVTFVDNHDMPRFQSLGADGEALRLAVDLIMTCRGIPCLYYGTEQYLHDDTDGGNDPYNRPMMDRWDTDTPLFQDIRVLSEVRRRNPAVKWGGQWTRYITPDVFAYVRKYRDSRCFVAMNRSHEAVRLEAVLTELPDGAHRCVLSEAAFTIQDGRLEKLELAPRQVVVISFVGRPVRGREIVRIQVNGFRTQPGEVVAVIGDCPELGDWDLSRAFRLEYINDNTWFGEIPFNKSANQIVAYKYVIFRENGPPINENRTSRRRFVPDKSIAKWRDVWEEG; encoded by the coding sequence ATGGACACGCAAAAAATCGGCGAAGTCGAGCCGCACTCGCAAATCGAAGTCCAGGAGAAAGAAGACGAGTTTGTCAATCTGCTGCAGCTGAGCGATATCGAATTTCGGGGTGAGACGATTTACTTTATCGTGGTCGATCGCTTCTTCAACGGCGACCCCGACAACGACGACGGACCGGACCCGAGCCTCTATGACCCCGAGCGCCAGGACTGGGGCAAGTACTGGGGGGGCGACCTGCAGGGCATTATCGAGAAGCTCGACTATCTGCAACAGCTCGGAGTGACGGCCGTCTGGGTGACGCCGCTCTTCGAGCAGGTCGAGGCGATGGCCTGGGAGGCGGCCCCCATCCATGGCTACTGGACACGCGATTTTAAGCGCATCAACCCGCGCTGGGTGGCGGGGGAGCACGAGGTGCGCCTGTTCGAGCGCAACGACACGACCTTCGACCGGCTCATCGAAGCACTCCACAAGCGCGGCATGAAGCTCGTCCTCGACATCGTCTGCAACCACAGCTCCCCCGACGCCGGGGGCATCAAAGGTCAACTTTTTGACGACGGCAAGCTCATCGCCGACTACAACGACGACAAAGACCACTGGTACCACCACTACGGCGAGGTGAACAATTGGGACGACGAGTGGCAGGTGCAAAACTGCGACCTGGCGGGGCTGGCCACCTTCAACGAAAACAACGTCCGCTACCGCAACTACATCAAAGGTGCCATCAAGCTCTGGCTGGATAAGGGCGTCGACGCCCTGCGGGTCGATACGGTCAAGCACATGCCCATCTGGTTCTGGCAGGAATTCAACTCCGACATCCAGGCTCACAAACCGGACGTATTTGTCTTCGGCGAATGGATCTATTCGCACCCGTTGGGCGAGCGCCCGGTCGAGTTTGCCAACTATTCGGGGATGACGATTCTTGATTTTGGGCTGTGCGTGGCCATCCGCAAGGCCCTCGGCCAGGGCGGCGTGGGCGGCTTTCACCTCATCGAGGACGTCTTCAAAGAAGACTGGCGCTACCGGGGGGCTACCGAACTGGTCACTTTTGTCGACAACCACGACATGCCGCGCTTCCAGTCGCTCGGGGCGGACGGTGAGGCGTTGCGTCTGGCGGTGGACTTGATCATGACCTGCCGGGGAATTCCTTGTCTATACTACGGCACCGAGCAGTACCTGCACGACGACACCGACGGCGGCAATGACCCCTACAATCGGCCGATGATGGATCGCTGGGACACCGACACGCCGCTGTTTCAAGATATTCGGGTGCTCTCGGAGGTGCGACGGCGCAACCCGGCGGTCAAGTGGGGCGGTCAGTGGACGCGCTATATCACCCCGGATGTCTTTGCTTATGTGCGCAAGTACCGCGACTCGCGCTGCTTTGTGGCGATGAACCGCAGCCACGAAGCGGTGCGGCTCGAAGCGGTGCTCACCGAACTGCCCGACGGCGCGCATCGCTGCGTGCTGAGCGAGGCCGCATTCACGATCCAAGACGGTCGCCTCGAAAAACTGGAACTCGCTCCCCGGCAGGTGGTGGTGATCAGCTTTGTGGGCAGGCCTGTGCGCGGACGCGAGATCGTCCGCATCCAGGTCAACGGTTTTCGCACCCAGCCGGGGGAAGTGGTCGCGGTGATCGGCGACTGCCCGGAACTGGGCGACTGGGACTTGAGCCGCGCCTTTCGCCTGGAGTACATCAACGACAACACCTGGTTTGGAGAGATTCCTTTTAATAAGAGCGCCAACCAGATCGTCGCCTACAAGTACGTGATCTTCCGCGAGAACGGCCCGCCCATCAACGAAAACCGCACCAGCCGCCGCCGCTTCGTGCCGGACAAGAGCATCGCCAAGTGGCGCGACGTGTGGGAAGAAGGCTGA
- a CDS encoding precorrin-2 C(20)-methyltransferase, producing the protein MNLGTLYGIGVGPGDPELLTLKGLRVLRSAAVVACPADRTGRPGLAARIAAPHLRREQRLTPLYLPFVSDEAVLAAAWSAAADTLYADLALGLDVAFISEGDVSLFSTFTYILREFQERYAQVAVRIIPGIASPLAAAAALQLPLAIGDETLTILPAMHRIEELEAACAPGRIVVLLKVAPVYEQVYTWLKASDRLEQAHLLCWVSAKEERIYRRLPAAAERLPYFSLLIIRPEPAARR; encoded by the coding sequence GTGAACCTCGGCACACTCTACGGCATCGGCGTCGGCCCGGGCGATCCGGAACTCCTCACCCTCAAGGGTCTGCGGGTGCTGCGCTCGGCGGCGGTGGTGGCCTGCCCCGCGGACCGCACGGGCCGGCCCGGCCTGGCAGCCCGGATCGCAGCCCCCCATCTGCGTCGCGAGCAGCGCCTTACACCGCTCTATTTACCCTTCGTTTCGGATGAGGCGGTGCTCGCGGCAGCCTGGAGCGCAGCCGCCGATACGCTCTACGCGGATCTGGCGCTGGGCTTGGATGTCGCCTTTATCAGCGAGGGTGATGTCAGTTTGTTCAGCACCTTCACCTATATCCTTCGGGAGTTCCAGGAGCGCTACGCCCAGGTTGCCGTCCGGATCATCCCCGGCATCGCCTCACCGCTGGCCGCCGCCGCCGCTTTGCAATTGCCCCTCGCAATCGGCGATGAAACCCTGACTATCCTGCCTGCCATGCACCGCATTGAGGAGTTGGAAGCCGCCTGCGCCCCCGGTCGCATCGTCGTGCTGCTCAAAGTCGCTCCGGTGTACGAGCAAGTTTATACATGGCTCAAGGCATCGGACCGCCTGGAGCAGGCCCACCTGCTCTGCTGGGTAAGCGCAAAGGAAGAGCGGATCTACCGGCGGCTGCCCGCTGCGGCCGAACGGCTGCCCTATTTTTCGTTGCTGATTATCCGCCCAGAGCCGGCAGCTCGACGGTAA
- a CDS encoding sensor histidine kinase has translation MYTAFKLQEPRRRALYGIVALILFVETVEYFAPTGYIFSYLYAVPILIAANHFSERQTQWITFLSLVSTILGLFVPTFELNSLTLVNRLIICSALWTVGTLSLRYRQAQREAQEQRFRVQSQQQLLRAYENFTAALTHDLKTPLQGMAQTLRFFAQGQFGRLTDAQRQVVQLFERSLGTLLELTDTLLTIYRNEREPLGLRCRSADLDALAAEVVTQWIDPAGARQVTLVYEGLEGAQVEADPLQLGRAITNLVANAVRYTRLGSTVQVRVESRTAEYQIQVSDCGPGIPEGDLDRIFEQFYQSPLTRQSLGTGLGLYLSRQIVEAHSGRIWAVNNRDEGCTFVMALPKTDQGHD, from the coding sequence ATGTACACCGCATTCAAGCTTCAGGAGCCGCGCCGACGGGCGCTGTACGGCATTGTCGCCTTGATCTTGTTTGTCGAAACGGTGGAGTATTTCGCTCCAACCGGTTACATATTCAGCTATCTGTACGCCGTGCCAATATTGATTGCCGCCAACCATTTTTCGGAGCGGCAGACGCAATGGATTACATTTTTGAGCCTGGTTTCGACGATTTTGGGGCTGTTTGTTCCCACCTTTGAACTCAACAGCCTCACCCTGGTGAACCGATTGATTATCTGCTCGGCCCTCTGGACGGTGGGCACTTTGAGTCTTCGCTACCGCCAGGCCCAGCGCGAGGCGCAGGAGCAGCGCTTTCGGGTGCAAAGCCAGCAACAACTGCTGCGCGCCTACGAAAATTTCACCGCCGCCCTCACCCACGATCTCAAGACACCGCTACAGGGTATGGCCCAGACGCTGCGCTTTTTTGCCCAGGGGCAATTCGGCCGGCTCACCGACGCCCAGCGCCAGGTGGTGCAGCTATTCGAGCGCTCGCTCGGGACGCTTTTGGAATTGACCGATACGCTGCTGACTATCTACCGCAACGAGCGGGAGCCCCTGGGGCTGAGGTGCCGCAGCGCCGACCTCGATGCCCTCGCGGCGGAGGTGGTCACCCAGTGGATCGACCCGGCGGGGGCACGCCAGGTGACATTGGTTTACGAAGGGCTCGAAGGGGCGCAGGTGGAGGCGGACCCGCTGCAGCTCGGCCGGGCGATCACCAATCTGGTGGCCAACGCCGTGCGTTACACCCGCCTGGGTTCCACCGTGCAGGTGCGTGTGGAAAGCCGTACTGCCGAATATCAAATTCAGGTGAGCGACTGCGGCCCCGGCATTCCCGAGGGTGATCTCGATCGGATCTTCGAGCAATTCTACCAATCGCCCCTGACGCGCCAGAGCCTGGGGACGGGACTGGGGCTCTATCTGAGCCGGCAGATCGTCGAAGCCCACAGCGGGCGCATCTGGGCGGTCAACAACCGCGACGAAGGCTGCACTTTTGTGATGGCGTTACCTAAGACCGACCAAGGCCATGACTAG
- a CDS encoding bifunctional cobalt-precorrin-7 (C(5))-methyltransferase/cobalt-precorrin-6B (C(15))-methyltransferase, which yields MHLLSIVGIGADGPRGLSADTQALIAQSPVIAGSAEQLRWWPGRSGRIEMGADLAAFFAQLEQALTEAPVVLVATGDPLYFGIGRLVLERFGREQVRFMPHLSSVQLACSRAKLPWQEAAVVSAHGRSLEKLGEALRPLPELVAVLTDPVNTPARIARFVLDLAPVTPYRLWVCARLGAEDEQVECLGCEQACERDFGEPNVVLLERAPARTPASLPAVGIFDDHFVTFSDKPGLMTKYEVRVLAIAYLQLERGQVCWDIGSGTGSVAIEMARLIGGGSVYAIEKTEAGCLLIEANCARLGVCNVRVRRARAPEVLAELPAPDRIFLGGGGRQLVAILEACTAGLRPGGILVASFAGLEQLVSAQAYLLKQGWSVQYTHLQIARSASLASGSRLVPLNPVFLLRSTRPL from the coding sequence ATGCACCTGCTTTCCATCGTGGGCATCGGAGCGGACGGTCCCCGCGGACTGTCGGCGGACACCCAGGCCCTCATCGCCCAGAGCCCGGTGATCGCCGGAAGTGCCGAGCAGTTGCGCTGGTGGCCGGGGCGCAGTGGGCGGATCGAAATGGGCGCCGATCTGGCCGCTTTTTTTGCGCAACTGGAGCAGGCGCTCACCGAGGCACCGGTGGTGTTGGTGGCGACCGGCGACCCGCTCTACTTCGGGATTGGACGGCTGGTGCTCGAACGGTTCGGCCGGGAGCAGGTGCGCTTTATGCCGCACCTCAGCTCGGTGCAACTGGCCTGCAGCCGGGCGAAGCTCCCCTGGCAGGAGGCAGCGGTGGTGAGCGCCCACGGCCGCTCCCTCGAAAAGCTCGGCGAGGCCCTGCGCCCGCTTCCCGAACTGGTCGCGGTACTCACCGACCCGGTCAACACCCCGGCGCGCATCGCCCGCTTCGTGCTGGATCTCGCCCCGGTGACCCCGTACCGGCTGTGGGTGTGCGCCCGGCTCGGCGCCGAGGACGAGCAGGTCGAATGCCTGGGCTGCGAGCAAGCCTGCGAGCGGGATTTTGGCGAGCCGAACGTGGTGCTGCTGGAGCGCGCCCCCGCCCGCACCCCGGCCAGTCTGCCCGCCGTGGGCATCTTCGACGATCACTTCGTCACTTTTTCGGACAAACCCGGCCTGATGACCAAGTACGAAGTGCGGGTTCTGGCGATTGCTTATCTGCAACTGGAGCGTGGGCAGGTCTGCTGGGATATCGGCAGCGGCACCGGCTCGGTGGCGATCGAAATGGCCCGCCTGATCGGCGGCGGCAGCGTCTACGCGATTGAAAAGACCGAGGCGGGCTGTCTGCTCATCGAGGCCAACTGTGCCCGCCTCGGGGTGTGCAACGTGCGGGTGCGCCGCGCCCGCGCCCCGGAGGTGCTCGCTGAACTGCCCGCCCCGGATCGGATCTTTTTGGGCGGCGGCGGACGCCAATTGGTGGCCATCCTCGAAGCCTGCACCGCCGGGCTGCGCCCGGGCGGGATCCTGGTGGCCAGTTTCGCCGGGCTCGAGCAACTGGTGAGCGCCCAGGCTTACTTGCTCAAGCAGGGCTGGTCCGTGCAGTACACCCATCTGCAGATTGCCCGCTCGGCGAGCCTTGCGAGCGGTTCGCGGCTGGTGCCCCTCAATCCGGTCTTTTTGTTGCGCTCCACCCGGCCCCTGTGA
- a CDS encoding amidohydrolase → MPIWYAMAVLLLCLGALPARAAEVADLVLTNGRVWTGVPQQPWVEAMAVAKGRILKTGSREAIGKLTGRKTQIIDLGGRMAAPGFNDAHIHFLGGALDLAIVDLNGTTSLAQIQRRVAEYARAHPERAWIEGVGWQYSALPGGRLPTRADLDAIEAKRPVFLRSYDGHTVWVNSRALEIAKITPQTRAEGFGEIVRDPVSGEATGVLKESAVGLVRRHIPEPTREEQLVALRAGMKLAASLGITSIQNAGGSAESFALYEELLRRGELTVRTSVALSVGPQTTDAELTEFARIHERYKNHPMLRAGAAKLLIDGVIETHTAAMLTPYSDKPDTRGEPAYSAEVFNQLALRAHKAGLQLYTHAIGDRAVRIALDGYEYVKNIAQPADPRFRIEHIEVVAPQDIPRFARLGVIASMEPIHADPGTVEVWSRAVGPERTERAFAWADLAAGGARLVFSSDWPAAISLDPLRGLHSAVNRRTLEGTPPGGWVARQRVDLQRALRAYTAEGAYASFEENFKGRIAPGMAADLVVFSQDLFTIDPLQIGSTKVVLTVFDGKVIYRDAERFANGGEASRNPKERLLQSM, encoded by the coding sequence ATGCCCATCTGGTATGCCATGGCCGTTCTGCTCCTCTGCCTGGGGGCGCTCCCCGCCCGCGCCGCCGAGGTGGCGGATTTGGTGCTCACCAACGGCCGCGTCTGGACGGGGGTGCCACAGCAACCCTGGGTGGAGGCGATGGCCGTCGCCAAAGGCCGTATTCTCAAAACCGGCAGCCGCGAAGCGATAGGCAAACTCACCGGCCGCAAAACCCAGATCATCGATCTTGGAGGGCGCATGGCCGCCCCCGGCTTCAACGACGCCCATATCCACTTTCTGGGGGGCGCGCTGGATCTGGCGATTGTCGACTTGAACGGCACCACTTCCCTCGCCCAGATCCAGCGGCGGGTAGCCGAGTACGCCCGTGCCCACCCCGAGCGGGCCTGGATCGAAGGGGTGGGCTGGCAGTACAGTGCATTGCCGGGCGGGCGACTGCCGACGCGCGCCGACCTCGATGCGATCGAAGCGAAGCGGCCGGTGTTTTTGCGCTCCTACGACGGACACACCGTCTGGGTTAACAGCCGCGCCCTGGAGATAGCCAAAATCACCCCCCAGACCCGTGCGGAAGGCTTCGGTGAAATCGTCCGCGATCCGGTGAGCGGTGAAGCGACGGGTGTGCTCAAAGAATCGGCCGTCGGCCTGGTGCGCCGCCACATTCCCGAGCCCACCCGCGAAGAACAACTGGTGGCGTTGCGCGCCGGGATGAAACTGGCCGCTTCGCTGGGGATCACCAGCATCCAGAACGCCGGCGGCAGCGCCGAATCGTTTGCGCTCTACGAAGAACTGCTAAGGCGCGGGGAGTTGACCGTGCGCACCTCCGTCGCCCTCTCGGTGGGACCGCAGACGACCGATGCGGAACTCACTGAATTCGCCCGGATCCACGAGCGCTACAAAAACCACCCGATGCTCAGGGCCGGAGCAGCCAAACTGCTCATCGACGGGGTGATCGAGACCCACACCGCCGCCATGCTCACCCCCTACAGCGACAAACCCGACACCCGCGGGGAACCCGCCTACAGCGCCGAGGTCTTCAACCAACTCGCCCTGCGCGCCCACAAAGCCGGATTGCAGCTCTACACCCATGCGATCGGCGATCGGGCCGTGCGCATAGCCCTTGACGGCTACGAGTATGTCAAGAATATTGCCCAACCCGCCGATCCCCGCTTTCGCATCGAGCATATCGAAGTGGTCGCCCCCCAGGACATCCCTCGCTTTGCCCGCCTGGGGGTAATCGCTTCGATGGAGCCCATCCACGCCGATCCCGGTACGGTCGAAGTCTGGTCGCGGGCCGTGGGGCCTGAGCGCACCGAGCGCGCCTTCGCCTGGGCGGATCTGGCGGCCGGCGGCGCCCGGCTGGTCTTTAGCAGCGACTGGCCTGCCGCCATCAGCCTCGATCCGCTGCGCGGGCTGCACAGCGCCGTCAACCGCCGCACGCTTGAAGGCACCCCGCCCGGCGGCTGGGTGGCTCGCCAGAGGGTGGATCTGCAGCGGGCCTTGCGCGCCTATACCGCCGAGGGCGCTTACGCTTCGTTTGAAGAGAACTTCAAAGGCCGTATCGCCCCCGGCATGGCGGCGGACCTCGTAGTGTTCTCCCAAGATCTGTTCACCATCGATCCGCTGCAGATTGGCAGCACGAAGGTGGTGCTCACGGTCTTTGACGGCAAAGTGATCTACCGCGACGCCGAGCGCTTCGCAAACGGGGGAGAAGCCTCCCGCAATCCGAAGGAGCGCTTGCTACAATCCATGTGA
- a CDS encoding response regulator, giving the protein MTRKTRVLLIEDDPVFRVGLRVIFEQSGVAELVGEAGEGEIALALCLQMQPDVVLLDLGLPGAMGAREIVTSLKERHPGIKILALTSHADGPSVQQLLQAGIDGYCVKGIEPEQLLQAILQVRSGHVWWDGRVAAYLRSGPEPERRDYQLTPRERQVLGLLANGLSNQQIGRQLFISVGTVQVHVHTILRKLGARDRTQAAILALQEGLMDR; this is encoded by the coding sequence ATGACTAGAAAAACCCGGGTACTGCTCATCGAGGACGACCCGGTGTTCCGGGTGGGCCTGCGGGTCATTTTTGAGCAAAGCGGGGTAGCCGAACTGGTTGGGGAGGCTGGTGAAGGCGAAATCGCCCTGGCGCTCTGTTTGCAAATGCAGCCGGATGTGGTGCTGCTCGATCTCGGTCTACCGGGGGCGATGGGGGCGCGGGAGATCGTGACGAGCCTCAAGGAGCGCCACCCGGGGATCAAGATTCTGGCGCTCACCTCCCACGCCGACGGACCGTCGGTGCAGCAATTGTTGCAGGCGGGCATCGACGGGTACTGCGTCAAGGGCATCGAACCGGAGCAACTGCTGCAGGCGATCCTCCAGGTGCGTTCAGGCCACGTCTGGTGGGACGGCCGGGTGGCCGCTTATCTGCGCTCAGGGCCTGAGCCTGAGCGGCGCGACTACCAGCTCACTCCCCGCGAGCGGCAGGTGCTGGGGTTACTTGCCAACGGCCTGAGCAACCAGCAAATCGGCCGGCAGTTGTTTATTTCGGTGGGTACGGTCCAGGTACATGTGCACACGATCTTGCGCAAGCTGGGAGCGCGCGACCGCACCCAGGCAGCCATCCTGGCCCTTCAGGAGGGGTTGATGGACCGGTAG